Proteins co-encoded in one Carassius gibelio isolate Cgi1373 ecotype wild population from Czech Republic chromosome A15, carGib1.2-hapl.c, whole genome shotgun sequence genomic window:
- the LOC128028605 gene encoding protein FAM131A isoform X2: MLPKSRRALTIQEIAALARSSLHGISQVVKDHVTKPTAMAHGRVAHLIEWKGWCKPSDTPIALESHLTSYSHLTEGEQEARFAAGVAEQFAIAEAKLRAWSSVDGDESNDDSYDEDFLPANESVTQSTDLSTYPHYLRDLLHTQVCQAHLGGRGLCEAESGVGADLSPPSGSPSDTLCSSMCSLDERHPLLRDLRRHADADLTAKILSVLQGGEELLLARLHRAGHRRGHSPCCFEMFSETFEDEDMPCKDCGGGVCLPPEYSARRKESDVASSGVVSLDEEEEREEQ, translated from the exons ATGTTACCTAAATCCAGACGAGCTCTCACCATTCAAGAGATCGCAGCACTGGCGAGATCTTCACTTCAcg gcatCTCTCAGGTGGTCAAAGATCATGTGACGAAGCCCACAGCGATGGCACATGGCCGTGTGGCTCACCTGATCGAGTGGAAGGGCTGGTGTAAACCCAGCGACACACCCATCGCCCTCGAGTCACACCTCACATCATACTCTCATCTGACCGAGGGCGAGCAGGAGGCGCGATTCGCTGCAG GAGTGGCAGAGCAGTTTGCCATCGCAGAGGCAAAGCTTCGTGCCTGGTCTTCAGTGGATGGTGACGAGTCTAATGACGATTCTTATGATGAAGATTTTCTGCCTGCAAACGAGTCTGTTACACAGAGCACAG ATCTGTCCACGTACCCTCATTACCTGCGGGATCTCCTGCATACTCAGGTGTGTCAGGCTCACCTGGGGGGGCGTGGCCTGTGTGAGGCAGAGAGCGGCGTGGGTGCTGACCTTTCACCTCCCTCGGGGTCGCCGTCGGACACGCTCTGCTCCAGCATGTGCAGTTTGGACGAGAGACACCCGTTGCTTCGGGATCTCAGGCGTCACGCGGACGCAGACCTCACCGCCAAGATCCTCAGTGTTCTTCAGGGAGGGGAGGAGCTACTGTTAGCCCGCCTACACAGGGCGGGGCACAGGCGAGGCCACTCCCCCTGTTGCTTTGAAATGTTTTCCGAGACATTCGAAGACGAGGACATGCCTTGTAAGGACTGCGGAGGCGGAGTTTGCCTCCCGCCGGAATATTCCGCACGCAGGAAGGAGTCAGACGTGGCTTCATCCGGCGTGGTTTCACTCGACGAGGAAGAAGAGCGTGAAGAACAGTGA
- the LOC128028605 gene encoding protein FAM131A isoform X1, with protein MPLTTDSMEKLLFLCGASGEPVNVEDSNDMLPKSRRALTIQEIAALARSSLHGISQVVKDHVTKPTAMAHGRVAHLIEWKGWCKPSDTPIALESHLTSYSHLTEGEQEARFAAGVAEQFAIAEAKLRAWSSVDGDESNDDSYDEDFLPANESVTQSTDLSTYPHYLRDLLHTQVCQAHLGGRGLCEAESGVGADLSPPSGSPSDTLCSSMCSLDERHPLLRDLRRHADADLTAKILSVLQGGEELLLARLHRAGHRRGHSPCCFEMFSETFEDEDMPCKDCGGGVCLPPEYSARRKESDVASSGVVSLDEEEEREEQ; from the exons ATGCCTCTGACGACCGACTCCATGGAGAAGCTTTTGTTCCTGTGTGGAGCGAGCGGAGAGCCG GTAAATGTTGAGGACAGCAACGACATGTTACCTAAATCCAGACGAGCTCTCACCATTCAAGAGATCGCAGCACTGGCGAGATCTTCACTTCAcg gcatCTCTCAGGTGGTCAAAGATCATGTGACGAAGCCCACAGCGATGGCACATGGCCGTGTGGCTCACCTGATCGAGTGGAAGGGCTGGTGTAAACCCAGCGACACACCCATCGCCCTCGAGTCACACCTCACATCATACTCTCATCTGACCGAGGGCGAGCAGGAGGCGCGATTCGCTGCAG GAGTGGCAGAGCAGTTTGCCATCGCAGAGGCAAAGCTTCGTGCCTGGTCTTCAGTGGATGGTGACGAGTCTAATGACGATTCTTATGATGAAGATTTTCTGCCTGCAAACGAGTCTGTTACACAGAGCACAG ATCTGTCCACGTACCCTCATTACCTGCGGGATCTCCTGCATACTCAGGTGTGTCAGGCTCACCTGGGGGGGCGTGGCCTGTGTGAGGCAGAGAGCGGCGTGGGTGCTGACCTTTCACCTCCCTCGGGGTCGCCGTCGGACACGCTCTGCTCCAGCATGTGCAGTTTGGACGAGAGACACCCGTTGCTTCGGGATCTCAGGCGTCACGCGGACGCAGACCTCACCGCCAAGATCCTCAGTGTTCTTCAGGGAGGGGAGGAGCTACTGTTAGCCCGCCTACACAGGGCGGGGCACAGGCGAGGCCACTCCCCCTGTTGCTTTGAAATGTTTTCCGAGACATTCGAAGACGAGGACATGCCTTGTAAGGACTGCGGAGGCGGAGTTTGCCTCCCGCCGGAATATTCCGCACGCAGGAAGGAGTCAGACGTGGCTTCATCCGGCGTGGTTTCACTCGACGAGGAAGAAGAGCGTGAAGAACAGTGA